The DNA window AACTCTTTGCATTGCTGTGGTACTTACGCCCGTCTGCCATGCTCACAGAGTTCCAGACAATGTGGTTATGATAATGTCTGGTATTCAGATGCGTTGTGATAACAACTTCATACTGTCCCTTTAAGAGTCGGTCTGCCAGTTCCTGTCCGATGAGATGTGCCAGTTCCGGTGTCACCTCACCTTCTGCAAAACTCTGTACCAAATGGTATCCTTCCACACCGCCCGTCTTATGGAATCTCTTTTTTGTTGCCACCATATCTGCATACGCATTTTCATTGGTACATCCGATGGTATCTTCGAAGACCGCCTGTTCCGTCTTTGTCCGGTTCATGGCATAATCAATGGCAGCCTCCAGAGAGTCTGCTTTCTGTGTGGTTTTTTCTTTATCTTTTACATATTCGATAGAACGGTCCAGGCGGTGGACGGGGATAACACTTGTATAAGCCATCCGGCATTACCACTCTTCCTTTACCAGATGCCATGTTTCTTTGGTAAGACGCAGCATTTCCTGAATGCTCTGCTCACTTGCCATTCCAGAAGCATTGGCAACATGGGCAAGCTGATTGGCATTGTTGCATAAGCCTGCAATTTTTCGGAGCAATTCGGGGTGATGCTCGCAGGGTTTGGCATGTACCTGCGCTCCCAAAATCAACGAACGCATAAACTCTTCCCTGCTCAGACCGCTTCTTTCGACCTGCTCATTCAGTTCCCTGACTTCCCTTGCGTTAAGCCGTACAGGGATCACATGGTTTCGTTTTCGCATTGCATCACCGTCCCTTCTTTTTTCTCTTCCTCTTTCATCATACCGCCAAGTTCCTCATCGGATTTTTTCGCCGTAACCATACAACAGGTTACTACCACTCCTATAAATCCTCCGCTCATCAATGCGATTACAATCATTACTCCGTTTCTTAACATGACTTGATCCTTCCTTTCCATTTCCGTCTGTGTCCGGGGGATTGGGGTTCTCCCCAAAGTGCATTTGGATATCCAAACGCTATGCTTGCAAAACGAGTACCACCAGTTTCTGTAGTACCGGATTAACTCGATTCCGATTTATTTTGATTCTTTTATCTGTACCAGTCCATCAAGTGTCGTACAAATGATATGGAGTCTGTCTGCCATACTGATTTCGGTATTCATTGTTCCTGTCACTTCTTTCCCACATACGACTACCATCCGGCATCTCCGCAAAAGGATATGGGACATTCTTCCATATCCCTGCATATCTTCTGCATCGGATTCTTCCAAAAATGGTGAGAATACAAATCTCGGACAGATTGGTACATACCCAAGTTCATAGATTTTTCTGCAATATTTCTGCACTTTTACCCGACTTTCTTCTGCTGAACAGCACACATAAGCCAGCGCCTGTTCCATACGCTCCATCTCCTTCCTGCATCCAGTTGGATGCCAAGTATTTTCTCTATAAAAAACAAGATGTCCAATTGGACATCCCGGCTACTTTTCATCCTCTTTCTGCTCTGCTTCTAATGCAATTCTCACTCTGTCACTTCCCAGTTTGTAGTAGGAATCTGTTACCTCAATTCCTACTGCACGATAGCCTGTCATAACCGCTGCAAGGACAGTCGTTCCTGCTCCGGCAAACGGGTCCAGGATCAGACCTCCCGGTTCGCAAATCTGGATGACATCTTTCATAAGCTGCAACGGCTTCTCTGTCACATGAATCCGGTTCTGCGGATTTCCATATCGGAAGACTCCCGGCAGACAAGATACCGGACGGTTGATTGGCATCGGTCCATTACTGCCCCACACAATGTATTCAGCCTGCTGGCGGAAACGGCCTTTCTGTGGACGGGAGTTTCCCTTATCCCACACCGCTGTTCCTCGCCAAATCCATCCTGCCCACTGCAATGCATCGGTAATTGATGGATACTGACGCCAGTCAATGAACAGACAGATCGGAGCTCCTTTCTTGCAGGCTTTCCGCACATCGTAAAGCCACTCAGCCATCCAGTGTGTCCATGATCTCTGATCTTTATTGTCCCCATCAAAATCCGGAAGTGCATTTGCAGCACTCATACTGCTGTATTTCTGGTTTGTAGTACGATTTCTTTCATTCTGCTTTGTTCCACCGGACGCATACGGTGGATCGGTAATGACTGCATCAAAGATTCCCGGCTGGAATGCTTTGACCAGTTTTAATGTATCTCCATGTAATATTTTCCAGTTTTCCCCTTCAGCATATTCCTCTGGGTATGTTCCCTCTTTCATAAGTTCTTCCAAACTCAGGCCATTTGTCATAGGCATCATCCTTTCTTTTCTCAGCGTTCCGGCTGATTTTTCTTCTTTGTTTGTCTTTTCTGGTAGGACTGTGGCGGTTTCAGTTTCTCAGGAACAGAAAAAGCACTCCACTTTCCATTTTCATATAAGAACATATCTTTTGTGTGGTTATTAAATATATCCCAAGGGAAAATATCCCCTTTGATATAGATATTTCCTCTTACTTCTCCATACACATGGCTTTCTCCACCGATAACAGGTGCATTTACTCCTACCGTATCAATAAATGCTTTTCCACTGATTACCGCATTTTCCTTTATCTCACCGCCACAGATATAACAGTCTCTCTTCGCAACTGCTCTGTCATAAAAAGTAGTATCTCCGGTAACAACAGCATAACCTCTGACCAGACTGCCATCATAAAGTGCAGCCTCTTCCTTTACCTCACCGTTTTCACAACAGATTGCATCATCATAAATCCAGCAAGTCCCTTCCTGTGACAGATTGTTTTCATTCTCTATAAAACCGCCCAGTGTTCCTTTTGGTACTTTCTCATTCACATCTGACACCGCCTGTATTCGATGGAGCCATGGATATTTCGGATGTTCAATCTCTGTAATCTTATACTTACTCACGTTCTCTCCTTTCACCGTTCCGGCTGCTGTTTCTTCTTTGCCTTCCTATTTTCTTTTGGTGGTGGACTCAACTCAGTTTCCACATATTCGCTGATAATCAAAAGTGCTTTGTAATAGTCCCCACTTTCCAATACCCTTTTACACATTTCTTTTGCTTCTGCTGTCTGTTTATTCTTTTTCAAAAGAGTTGAGGCATCGCCCATAATGGAAAAAATATTCCCATCATGTCCAAGGAACTGTAACTTGGGACGTTGTTTCTCAGGCTTTGTCGGAATCTGCTCTGTTTTCTTTTCATACATTTTCGGCTGTTCCATATCTGGATGCCAAAAATGCACATTCAGCGTTCCACCATCCACCTTTATATCCCTCTGCTCAAATCCTTCACCCCAACCGTCACTGTACTGTCCTGTAATGTATTCGGTGAATTCCTGTAGCTCTTCCTGACTTAAAAATTCATTTAATTCCAGTTTGGTACAGCCGTACAGGATTCCGTCTTTGTTTTCTATCGTAACAACTGCACTTTGTATCTTTCCCTGAATGGACTCACTTCCATCAAAATACTGCATGAGATCATCTTC is part of the Blautia faecicola genome and encodes:
- a CDS encoding plasmid mobilization protein is translated as MRKRNHVIPVRLNAREVRELNEQVERSGLSREEFMRSLILGAQVHAKPCEHHPELLRKIAGLCNNANQLAHVANASGMASEQSIQEMLRLTKETWHLVKEEW
- a CDS encoding DUF3789 domain-containing protein, translating into MLRNGVMIVIALMSGGFIGVVVTCCMVTAKKSDEELGGMMKEEEKKEGTVMQCENETM
- a CDS encoding DUF7768 domain-containing protein, with the translated sequence MEQALAYVCCSAEESRVKVQKYCRKIYELGYVPICPRFVFSPFLEESDAEDMQGYGRMSHILLRRCRMVVVCGKEVTGTMNTEISMADRLHIICTTLDGLVQIKESK
- a CDS encoding DNA-methyltransferase, with the translated sequence MTNGLSLEELMKEGTYPEEYAEGENWKILHGDTLKLVKAFQPGIFDAVITDPPYASGGTKQNERNRTTNQKYSSMSAANALPDFDGDNKDQRSWTHWMAEWLYDVRKACKKGAPICLFIDWRQYPSITDALQWAGWIWRGTAVWDKGNSRPQKGRFRQQAEYIVWGSNGPMPINRPVSCLPGVFRYGNPQNRIHVTEKPLQLMKDVIQICEPGGLILDPFAGAGTTVLAAVMTGYRAVGIEVTDSYYKLGSDRVRIALEAEQKEDEK